Proteins co-encoded in one Gadus morhua chromosome 6, gadMor3.0, whole genome shotgun sequence genomic window:
- the si:dkey-40c11.2 gene encoding drebrin-like protein A isoform X3 codes for MTMQAAVNLDTYNLSLLTAKEDILNPRSSTNWALFTYEGISNKLKLADSGAGGVAELAGKFHMAKPQYGLCRIGTAETGGPCIAMISWMGQNVDEYRRTECSNHMAAIRNFFKESHVFISAEKVDDVTEELIAAEHSKVQARAPMERVRRSSRSAEKEETVGTNYRKTNAAMEMRRINRDSFWACAEREEEQRKEEERRRMLEDRRRLERERVQNERREADERDRKMNEKLQMIEEQRRKEAQKEEELRGHEKSRWQQREHEDNMRARLKRSESIEMAAEAAVLVSQRSMNPREFFRQLSSSSKSPLSPTSPRSGTGRPPARRYQRSLTDTAFIFSKAPEDSSPRSPPFVSPFSRGPASPMFRSPPPTSPDFHPSPQSRPPPAKSPPPSPVHPGPPDSAPPSLPSPGVTLRPHNQRRRHSASDDPATAIATSPAPLQPSAPPASLLASCPPGDDSASPAHAGETTPMTPPESQASQALGPGQAWAVRAFSPVQVEVDPVPQAPSVPLPVSPQPNRDLHAATPVHTELDSCYIAQAVLVEEEEEEEENEVRKGEDEPAPEPRPPPTAPPHRQPVAVQTEEPTAQESDTEPEAAVEGPVMVAEDGGAEDEELVNDQQHCALLPQESSMLVHLEEEPGLEVADTETNGQQITQATVIVSTNGFTNGDTVEENGIERSLSPSDTELSSPELSGCYHLEPVKGEYIKVEEKEEEVEEEEAEEEEEKEEKEKVEVYENGQEEIMETQMCVKALYDYQAADESEISFEPGDIISDVETVDEAWWSGCSKDGQQGLFPANYVEHI; via the exons GGCTTTGTTCACATATGAAGGAATCAGCAACAAGCTCAAACTGGCAGACTCTGGAG CGGGTGGTGTGGCAGAGCTGGCAGGAAAGTTTCACATGGCCAAGCCCCAGTATGGTCTCTGCAGAATCGGGACGGCGGAGACAGGAGGCCCGTGCATCGCTATGATCAGCTGG atgGGACAAAATGTGGATGAATACCGCAGGACGGAATGTTCCAACCACATGGCCGCCATCAGGAACTTCTTCAAG GAGTCCCATGTGTTTATCAGTGCAGAGAAGGTGGACGATGTCACAGAGGAGTTGATCGCAGCCGAGCACAGTAAAGTTCAAGCGCGAGCGCCCATGGAGCGAGTCAGAAGGAGCTCCCGGTCTGCAGAGAAAGAAGAGACAGTG ggcACCAACTACAGAAAAACAAACGCTGCTATGGAGATGAGGAGAATCAACAGAGACTCCTTCTGGGCATGTGCAGAG CGCGAGGAGGAGcagcgaaaggaggaggagaggaggcgtaTGTTGGAGGACAGAAGGCGTctagagagggaaagagttcAGAACGAACGCAGGGAAGCCGATGAGAGAGATAGGAAGATGAACGAAAAGCTCCAGATGATTGAAGAGCAGAG GAGAAAAGAGGCACAGAAAGAAGAAGAGTTACGCGGGCATGAGAAATCAAGATGG CAGCAGAGGGAGCATGAGGACAACATGAGGGCCCGTTTGAAGAGGAGTGAGTCCATAGAGATGGCAGCG GAGGCAGCAGTCCTGGTTTCCCAGCGCTCCATGAACCCTCGGGAGTTCTTCAGACAGCTCTCTTCCTCGTCTAAGAGCCCCCTCAGCCCCACATCTCCCCGCAgtggtacag GCAGACCCCCGGCACGGCGCTACCAGCGCAGCCTGACGGACACGGCCTTCATCTTCTCCAAGGCCCCCGAGGACAGCTCCCCTCGCAGCCCCCCGTtcgtctcccccttctcccgggGGCCCGCCTCTCCGATGTTCCGCTCGCCCCCGCCCACCAGCCCCGACTTCCATCCTTCGCCCCAGAGCCGCCCGCCCCCGGCCAAGtccccgcccccttcccccgTGCACCCCGGTCCCCCGGACTCGGCCCCGCCCAGCCTTCCGTCTCCCGGGGTTACCCTGCGTCCCCACAACCAGCGCCGTCGCCACAGTGCGTCGGACGACCCAGCCACCGCCATCGCCACGTCCCCCGCCCCGCTGCAACCGTCCGCCCCCCCCGCCTCGCTCCTGGCGTCCTGTCCCCCGGGAGACGACAGCGCCTCACCCGCCCACGCAGGGGAGACCACGCCGATGACACCACCCGAGAGCCAGGCCTCCCAGGCCCTCGGCCCGGGTCAGGCGTGGGCGGTCCGGGCCTTCTCCCCAGTCCAGGTTGAGGTGGACCCAGTGCCACAGGCACCCAGTGTGCCACTTCCCGTCAGTCCACAGCCCAACAGAG ACCTCCATGCTGCCACTCCGGTGCACACCGAGCTGGACTCATGCTACATAGCACAGGCTGTGTtggtggaggaagaagaggaagaagaggagaatgaAGTAAGGAAGGGTGAAGATGAACCCGCGCCAGAGCCCCGACCCCCTCCTACCGCCCCGCCGCACCGTCAGCCCGTCGCAGTGCAGACAGAGGAGCCGACGGCCCAGGAATCGGACACAGAACCAGAGGCTGCTGTGGAAGGACCAGTGATGGTGGCGGAAGACGGGGGGGCGGAGGATGAAGAACTGGTGAACGACCAACAGCATTGTGCTCTGCTCCCGCAAGAGTCAAGCATGTTGGTCCACTTGGAGGAAGAGCCGGGGCTAGAAGTGGCCG atACGGAAACGAATGGACAGCAAATCACACAGGCTACGGTGATTGTATCAACCAATGGCTTCACAAACGGGGACACTGTGGAAGAAAACGGCATAG AACGATCCCTAAGTCCATCGGACACCGAGCTCAGCTCCCCAGAGCTGTCTGGGTGCTACCACCTCGAACCCGTCAAGGGAGAATACATTAaagtggaggagaaggaagaggaagttgaggaggaggaggcggaggaggaggaggagaaggaggagaaagagaaagtggaGGTTTATGAGAATGGACAAGAG GAAATTATGGAGACACAAATGTGCGTGAAGGCCCTCTATGACTACCAAGCGG cagacGAATCTGAGATCTCCTTTGAACCCGGCGACATCATCAGTGATGTGGAGACGGTGGACGAAGCCTGGTGGAGTGGCTGCAGCAAAGATGGCCAACAAGGCCTGTTCCCTGCCAACTATGTGGAACATATTTAG
- the si:dkey-40c11.2 gene encoding drebrin-like protein A isoform X2, producing the protein MTMQAAVNLDTYNLSLLTAKEDILNPRSSTNWALFTYEGISNKLKLADSGAGGVAELAGKFHMAKPQYGLCRIGTAETGGPCIAMISWMGQNVDEYRRTECSNHMAAIRNFFKESHVFISAEKVDDVTEELIAAEHSKVQARAPMERVRRSSRSAEKEETVGTNYRKTNAAMEMRRINRDSFWACAEREEEQRKEEERRRMLEDRRRLERERVQNERREADERDRKMNEKLQMIEEQRRKEAQKEEELRGHEKSRWVQQQREHEDNMRARLKRSESIEMAAEAAVLVSQRSMNPREFFRQLSSSSKSPLSPTSPRSGTGRPPARRYQRSLTDTAFIFSKAPEDSSPRSPPFVSPFSRGPASPMFRSPPPTSPDFHPSPQSRPPPAKSPPPSPVHPGPPDSAPPSLPSPGVTLRPHNQRRRHSASDDPATAIATSPAPLQPSAPPASLLASCPPGDDSASPAHAGETTPMTPPESQASQALGPGQAWAVRAFSPVQVEVDPVPQAPSVPLPVSPQPNRDLHAATPVHTELDSCYIAQAVLVEEEEEEEENEVRKGEDEPAPEPRPPPTAPPHRQPVAVQTEEPTAQESDTEPEAAVEGPVMVAEDGGAEDEELVNDQQHCALLPQESSMLVHLEEEPGLEVADTETNGQQITQATVIVSTNGFTNGDTVEENGIERSLSPSDTELSSPELSGCYHLEPVKGEYIKVEEKEEEVEEEEAEEEEEKEEKEKVEVYENGQEEIMETQMCVKALYDYQADESEISFEPGDIISDVETVDEAWWSGCSKDGQQGLFPANYVEHI; encoded by the exons GGCTTTGTTCACATATGAAGGAATCAGCAACAAGCTCAAACTGGCAGACTCTGGAG CGGGTGGTGTGGCAGAGCTGGCAGGAAAGTTTCACATGGCCAAGCCCCAGTATGGTCTCTGCAGAATCGGGACGGCGGAGACAGGAGGCCCGTGCATCGCTATGATCAGCTGG atgGGACAAAATGTGGATGAATACCGCAGGACGGAATGTTCCAACCACATGGCCGCCATCAGGAACTTCTTCAAG GAGTCCCATGTGTTTATCAGTGCAGAGAAGGTGGACGATGTCACAGAGGAGTTGATCGCAGCCGAGCACAGTAAAGTTCAAGCGCGAGCGCCCATGGAGCGAGTCAGAAGGAGCTCCCGGTCTGCAGAGAAAGAAGAGACAGTG ggcACCAACTACAGAAAAACAAACGCTGCTATGGAGATGAGGAGAATCAACAGAGACTCCTTCTGGGCATGTGCAGAG CGCGAGGAGGAGcagcgaaaggaggaggagaggaggcgtaTGTTGGAGGACAGAAGGCGTctagagagggaaagagttcAGAACGAACGCAGGGAAGCCGATGAGAGAGATAGGAAGATGAACGAAAAGCTCCAGATGATTGAAGAGCAGAG GAGAAAAGAGGCACAGAAAGAAGAAGAGTTACGCGGGCATGAGAAATCAAGATGG GTGCAGCAGCAGAGGGAGCATGAGGACAACATGAGGGCCCGTTTGAAGAGGAGTGAGTCCATAGAGATGGCAGCG GAGGCAGCAGTCCTGGTTTCCCAGCGCTCCATGAACCCTCGGGAGTTCTTCAGACAGCTCTCTTCCTCGTCTAAGAGCCCCCTCAGCCCCACATCTCCCCGCAgtggtacag GCAGACCCCCGGCACGGCGCTACCAGCGCAGCCTGACGGACACGGCCTTCATCTTCTCCAAGGCCCCCGAGGACAGCTCCCCTCGCAGCCCCCCGTtcgtctcccccttctcccgggGGCCCGCCTCTCCGATGTTCCGCTCGCCCCCGCCCACCAGCCCCGACTTCCATCCTTCGCCCCAGAGCCGCCCGCCCCCGGCCAAGtccccgcccccttcccccgTGCACCCCGGTCCCCCGGACTCGGCCCCGCCCAGCCTTCCGTCTCCCGGGGTTACCCTGCGTCCCCACAACCAGCGCCGTCGCCACAGTGCGTCGGACGACCCAGCCACCGCCATCGCCACGTCCCCCGCCCCGCTGCAACCGTCCGCCCCCCCCGCCTCGCTCCTGGCGTCCTGTCCCCCGGGAGACGACAGCGCCTCACCCGCCCACGCAGGGGAGACCACGCCGATGACACCACCCGAGAGCCAGGCCTCCCAGGCCCTCGGCCCGGGTCAGGCGTGGGCGGTCCGGGCCTTCTCCCCAGTCCAGGTTGAGGTGGACCCAGTGCCACAGGCACCCAGTGTGCCACTTCCCGTCAGTCCACAGCCCAACAGAG ACCTCCATGCTGCCACTCCGGTGCACACCGAGCTGGACTCATGCTACATAGCACAGGCTGTGTtggtggaggaagaagaggaagaagaggagaatgaAGTAAGGAAGGGTGAAGATGAACCCGCGCCAGAGCCCCGACCCCCTCCTACCGCCCCGCCGCACCGTCAGCCCGTCGCAGTGCAGACAGAGGAGCCGACGGCCCAGGAATCGGACACAGAACCAGAGGCTGCTGTGGAAGGACCAGTGATGGTGGCGGAAGACGGGGGGGCGGAGGATGAAGAACTGGTGAACGACCAACAGCATTGTGCTCTGCTCCCGCAAGAGTCAAGCATGTTGGTCCACTTGGAGGAAGAGCCGGGGCTAGAAGTGGCCG atACGGAAACGAATGGACAGCAAATCACACAGGCTACGGTGATTGTATCAACCAATGGCTTCACAAACGGGGACACTGTGGAAGAAAACGGCATAG AACGATCCCTAAGTCCATCGGACACCGAGCTCAGCTCCCCAGAGCTGTCTGGGTGCTACCACCTCGAACCCGTCAAGGGAGAATACATTAaagtggaggagaaggaagaggaagttgaggaggaggaggcggaggaggaggaggagaaggaggagaaagagaaagtggaGGTTTATGAGAATGGACAAGAG GAAATTATGGAGACACAAATGTGCGTGAAGGCCCTCTATGACTACCAAGCGG acGAATCTGAGATCTCCTTTGAACCCGGCGACATCATCAGTGATGTGGAGACGGTGGACGAAGCCTGGTGGAGTGGCTGCAGCAAAGATGGCCAACAAGGCCTGTTCCCTGCCAACTATGTGGAACATATTTAG
- the si:dkey-40c11.2 gene encoding drebrin-like protein A isoform X1, whose translation MTMQAAVNLDTYNLSLLTAKEDILNPRSSTNWALFTYEGISNKLKLADSGAGGVAELAGKFHMAKPQYGLCRIGTAETGGPCIAMISWMGQNVDEYRRTECSNHMAAIRNFFKESHVFISAEKVDDVTEELIAAEHSKVQARAPMERVRRSSRSAEKEETVGTNYRKTNAAMEMRRINRDSFWACAEREEEQRKEEERRRMLEDRRRLERERVQNERREADERDRKMNEKLQMIEEQRRKEAQKEEELRGHEKSRWVQQQREHEDNMRARLKRSESIEMAAEAAVLVSQRSMNPREFFRQLSSSSKSPLSPTSPRSGTGRPPARRYQRSLTDTAFIFSKAPEDSSPRSPPFVSPFSRGPASPMFRSPPPTSPDFHPSPQSRPPPAKSPPPSPVHPGPPDSAPPSLPSPGVTLRPHNQRRRHSASDDPATAIATSPAPLQPSAPPASLLASCPPGDDSASPAHAGETTPMTPPESQASQALGPGQAWAVRAFSPVQVEVDPVPQAPSVPLPVSPQPNRDLHAATPVHTELDSCYIAQAVLVEEEEEEEENEVRKGEDEPAPEPRPPPTAPPHRQPVAVQTEEPTAQESDTEPEAAVEGPVMVAEDGGAEDEELVNDQQHCALLPQESSMLVHLEEEPGLEVADTETNGQQITQATVIVSTNGFTNGDTVEENGIERSLSPSDTELSSPELSGCYHLEPVKGEYIKVEEKEEEVEEEEAEEEEEKEEKEKVEVYENGQEEIMETQMCVKALYDYQAADESEISFEPGDIISDVETVDEAWWSGCSKDGQQGLFPANYVEHI comes from the exons GGCTTTGTTCACATATGAAGGAATCAGCAACAAGCTCAAACTGGCAGACTCTGGAG CGGGTGGTGTGGCAGAGCTGGCAGGAAAGTTTCACATGGCCAAGCCCCAGTATGGTCTCTGCAGAATCGGGACGGCGGAGACAGGAGGCCCGTGCATCGCTATGATCAGCTGG atgGGACAAAATGTGGATGAATACCGCAGGACGGAATGTTCCAACCACATGGCCGCCATCAGGAACTTCTTCAAG GAGTCCCATGTGTTTATCAGTGCAGAGAAGGTGGACGATGTCACAGAGGAGTTGATCGCAGCCGAGCACAGTAAAGTTCAAGCGCGAGCGCCCATGGAGCGAGTCAGAAGGAGCTCCCGGTCTGCAGAGAAAGAAGAGACAGTG ggcACCAACTACAGAAAAACAAACGCTGCTATGGAGATGAGGAGAATCAACAGAGACTCCTTCTGGGCATGTGCAGAG CGCGAGGAGGAGcagcgaaaggaggaggagaggaggcgtaTGTTGGAGGACAGAAGGCGTctagagagggaaagagttcAGAACGAACGCAGGGAAGCCGATGAGAGAGATAGGAAGATGAACGAAAAGCTCCAGATGATTGAAGAGCAGAG GAGAAAAGAGGCACAGAAAGAAGAAGAGTTACGCGGGCATGAGAAATCAAGATGG GTGCAGCAGCAGAGGGAGCATGAGGACAACATGAGGGCCCGTTTGAAGAGGAGTGAGTCCATAGAGATGGCAGCG GAGGCAGCAGTCCTGGTTTCCCAGCGCTCCATGAACCCTCGGGAGTTCTTCAGACAGCTCTCTTCCTCGTCTAAGAGCCCCCTCAGCCCCACATCTCCCCGCAgtggtacag GCAGACCCCCGGCACGGCGCTACCAGCGCAGCCTGACGGACACGGCCTTCATCTTCTCCAAGGCCCCCGAGGACAGCTCCCCTCGCAGCCCCCCGTtcgtctcccccttctcccgggGGCCCGCCTCTCCGATGTTCCGCTCGCCCCCGCCCACCAGCCCCGACTTCCATCCTTCGCCCCAGAGCCGCCCGCCCCCGGCCAAGtccccgcccccttcccccgTGCACCCCGGTCCCCCGGACTCGGCCCCGCCCAGCCTTCCGTCTCCCGGGGTTACCCTGCGTCCCCACAACCAGCGCCGTCGCCACAGTGCGTCGGACGACCCAGCCACCGCCATCGCCACGTCCCCCGCCCCGCTGCAACCGTCCGCCCCCCCCGCCTCGCTCCTGGCGTCCTGTCCCCCGGGAGACGACAGCGCCTCACCCGCCCACGCAGGGGAGACCACGCCGATGACACCACCCGAGAGCCAGGCCTCCCAGGCCCTCGGCCCGGGTCAGGCGTGGGCGGTCCGGGCCTTCTCCCCAGTCCAGGTTGAGGTGGACCCAGTGCCACAGGCACCCAGTGTGCCACTTCCCGTCAGTCCACAGCCCAACAGAG ACCTCCATGCTGCCACTCCGGTGCACACCGAGCTGGACTCATGCTACATAGCACAGGCTGTGTtggtggaggaagaagaggaagaagaggagaatgaAGTAAGGAAGGGTGAAGATGAACCCGCGCCAGAGCCCCGACCCCCTCCTACCGCCCCGCCGCACCGTCAGCCCGTCGCAGTGCAGACAGAGGAGCCGACGGCCCAGGAATCGGACACAGAACCAGAGGCTGCTGTGGAAGGACCAGTGATGGTGGCGGAAGACGGGGGGGCGGAGGATGAAGAACTGGTGAACGACCAACAGCATTGTGCTCTGCTCCCGCAAGAGTCAAGCATGTTGGTCCACTTGGAGGAAGAGCCGGGGCTAGAAGTGGCCG atACGGAAACGAATGGACAGCAAATCACACAGGCTACGGTGATTGTATCAACCAATGGCTTCACAAACGGGGACACTGTGGAAGAAAACGGCATAG AACGATCCCTAAGTCCATCGGACACCGAGCTCAGCTCCCCAGAGCTGTCTGGGTGCTACCACCTCGAACCCGTCAAGGGAGAATACATTAaagtggaggagaaggaagaggaagttgaggaggaggaggcggaggaggaggaggagaaggaggagaaagagaaagtggaGGTTTATGAGAATGGACAAGAG GAAATTATGGAGACACAAATGTGCGTGAAGGCCCTCTATGACTACCAAGCGG cagacGAATCTGAGATCTCCTTTGAACCCGGCGACATCATCAGTGATGTGGAGACGGTGGACGAAGCCTGGTGGAGTGGCTGCAGCAAAGATGGCCAACAAGGCCTGTTCCCTGCCAACTATGTGGAACATATTTAG